A genomic stretch from Candidatus Hydrogenisulfobacillus filiaventi includes:
- a CDS encoding putative Cytochrome C oxidase subunit III (Evidence 3 : Putative function from multiple computational evidences; Product type c : carrier), translating to MASETGQGAQVLEPISRQDLRMYRGGFGLFIFSQIIPYVVLINVRYDLASAYVPARLSQVLGVLATVALILSAITVRAGLKAIRRDNLAGMNTGLTLTMLFGLVGMALLVAAWVQHPASFYSHYGEIFYTSLGASLLYLLVGELLLVVVKLRGVRVRFTAGNHWDVEAVQMWWMMTVYLWIATWLVFYLL from the coding sequence ATGGCGTCCGAAACCGGACAAGGGGCCCAGGTGCTGGAGCCGATCAGCCGGCAGGACCTCAGAATGTATCGGGGAGGATTTGGACTTTTTATCTTCAGCCAGATCATCCCCTATGTCGTTCTGATTAATGTGCGGTACGATTTAGCTAGCGCCTACGTGCCAGCCAGGCTGAGCCAGGTACTTGGGGTACTCGCGACGGTGGCCCTCATCCTGAGCGCGATCACCGTCCGGGCTGGCCTGAAGGCCATCCGGCGGGACAACCTGGCCGGGATGAACACCGGACTGACCCTGACCATGCTGTTCGGCCTGGTGGGGATGGCGCTGCTGGTGGCGGCCTGGGTGCAGCACCCGGCGTCGTTCTACAGCCACTACGGCGAGATCTTCTACACCAGCCTGGGGGCGAGCCTGCTGTACCTGCTGGTGGGGGAGCTGCTGCTGGTGGTGGTGAAGCTGCGCGGGGTGCGGGTGCGGTTCACAGCCGGGAACCACTGGGACGTGGAAGCGGTCCAGATGTGGTGGATGATGACCGTCTACCTGTGGATCGCGACCTGGCTCGTGTTCTACCTGCTGTAA
- a CDS encoding putative TlpA family protein disulfide reductase (Evidence 3 : Putative function from multiple computational evidences): MRLEAAERQLLGLVGAGVVLTAALAAARPWLARMAHSTLSIAATPAPLAAARVGAAAPTFQLQTLGGRLVSLRQLEAGGHPVLLTFFNLNVPACGREVAVLNRIAARYGRAVRVVGIDVEQDPLNVRREARQAGIRYPILLDQPGYVAKAYGVQGFPASALIGPGGTLEAFHPGPFLSVRAAWPLLRRALGG; this comes from the coding sequence GTGAGGCTGGAGGCGGCGGAGCGCCAGCTCCTGGGCCTGGTGGGGGCGGGGGTGGTCCTGACCGCGGCCCTGGCGGCCGCGCGGCCGTGGCTGGCGCGGATGGCCCATTCCACCCTGTCGATCGCGGCCACGCCGGCCCCGCTGGCCGCAGCGCGGGTGGGGGCGGCGGCCCCCACCTTTCAGCTGCAGACCCTGGGCGGCCGCCTAGTCAGCCTCCGGCAGCTGGAAGCGGGTGGCCACCCCGTCCTCCTTACCTTCTTTAACCTGAACGTGCCCGCCTGCGGGCGCGAGGTGGCCGTGCTGAACCGGATCGCCGCCCGGTACGGCCGGGCGGTGCGGGTGGTGGGGATCGACGTGGAGCAGGATCCGCTGAATGTGCGACGCGAGGCCCGCCAGGCGGGGATCCGCTACCCCATCCTCCTCGACCAGCCCGGGTACGTGGCAAAGGCCTACGGGGTGCAGGGCTTCCCGGCTAGTGCCCTCATCGGCCCCGGCGGGACCCTGGAGGCCTTCCACCCCGGTCCCTTCCTCTCGGTCCGGGCTGCCTGGCCGCTGCTCCGCCGGGCGCTGGGCGGCTGA
- a CDS encoding conserved membrane protein of unknown function (Evidence 4 : Unknown function but conserved in other organisms) — MSIESAWALVNELLMIGSAGAIATGWSRIRRGQVEVHRRWMILGASLATLFFLSYLAQSLLVGDTLFGGPRSWALAYQAFLQVHVILATLAGALGIVTLRLALKGRFPVHRKVAPWTVVFWFVAAATGLGVYLLLFTIFTPGPTTGNLVHVVLGTAAGR, encoded by the coding sequence ATGAGTATTGAAAGCGCCTGGGCACTGGTCAACGAGCTGCTGATGATCGGGAGCGCAGGCGCCATCGCCACCGGTTGGAGCCGCATCCGGCGCGGCCAGGTGGAGGTTCACCGGCGCTGGATGATCCTGGGGGCCAGCCTGGCCACCCTGTTCTTTCTGAGCTACCTGGCCCAGTCGCTGCTGGTCGGGGACACGTTGTTCGGCGGCCCTCGAAGCTGGGCGCTGGCCTACCAAGCCTTCCTGCAGGTACATGTCATCCTGGCCACCTTGGCTGGCGCGCTGGGCATCGTCACCCTGCGCCTGGCCCTGAAGGGCCGCTTCCCGGTGCACCGCAAGGTGGCCCCCTGGACGGTGGTGTTCTGGTTTGTGGCGGCGGCCACGGGGCTGGGGGTCTACCTGTTGCTGTTCACCATCTTTACGCCCGGTCCCACCACCGGCAACCTGGTTCACGTGGTGCTGGGGACCGCGGCCGGTCGATAG
- the ctaC gene encoding Cytochrome C oxidase subunit II (Evidence 2a : Function from experimental evidences in other organisms; Product type c : carrier): MDYVVFGVLWVVFTVLAELGVQDWVHHGPYYFTASQQAIDGQRAFDFIITVLTPIAVFVILMLVYVMIRFRARRGETGDAPVQFRYNRAYVSLWVLLTLGVNLLLFIHPTASAMETVFAAALPQNNRHDLVVDVTARQWQWIFSYPQYGLTQTVSPTSGHAELELPVDRKVKFVLRSYDPFHQYDYAADVIHSFWIPAFGIKEDVIPGETRYEYINPTRIASYATNPMMRVQCAEVCGPGHPWMEAEVNVVSPAAFKAWVAKEKAMQGS; the protein is encoded by the coding sequence ATGGACTATGTGGTGTTCGGGGTGCTGTGGGTGGTGTTCACCGTCCTGGCCGAACTCGGGGTGCAGGATTGGGTCCACCACGGCCCCTATTACTTTACGGCCTCCCAGCAGGCGATTGACGGGCAGCGCGCCTTTGATTTCATCATCACCGTGCTGACCCCGATCGCGGTGTTCGTCATCCTCATGCTGGTGTACGTCATGATCCGGTTCCGGGCACGGCGGGGGGAGACCGGGGACGCTCCGGTGCAGTTCCGCTACAACCGCGCTTACGTCTCCCTGTGGGTGCTGCTGACCCTGGGCGTCAACCTGCTCCTCTTCATCCACCCCACGGCCTCGGCCATGGAGACGGTGTTTGCCGCCGCCCTGCCTCAGAACAACCGCCACGACCTGGTGGTGGATGTCACCGCCCGGCAGTGGCAGTGGATCTTCAGCTACCCGCAGTACGGCCTCACCCAGACCGTCTCCCCCACCAGCGGCCACGCCGAGCTGGAGCTGCCGGTGGACCGGAAGGTGAAGTTCGTGTTGCGGTCCTATGACCCCTTCCACCAGTACGACTACGCCGCCGATGTCATCCACAGCTTCTGGATTCCGGCCTTCGGGATCAAGGAGGATGTCATCCCCGGCGAGACCCGCTACGAATACATTAACCCCACCCGCATCGCCAGCTATGCCACCAACCCCATGATGCGGGTGCAGTGCGCGGAGGTGTGCGGACCCGGGCATCCGTGGATGGAAGCCGAGGTAAACGTGGTCTCCCCCGCCGCCTTTAAGGCCTGGGTGGCCAAGGAAAAGGCCATGCAGGGATCGTAA
- a CDS encoding protein of unknown function (Evidence 5 : Unknown function), translating into MKPDSDLMPIQKSPPCAAEEVVRMGFEGGALFMVVAESVLVAYAWIGWTILRDFARAE; encoded by the coding sequence GTGAAGCCGGACAGCGACCTCATGCCAATTCAAAAATCCCCACCCTGTGCGGCCGAGGAGGTGGTCCGGATGGGATTTGAGGGCGGCGCCCTGTTTATGGTAGTGGCAGAGAGCGTGCTGGTGGCCTACGCCTGGATCGGGTGGACCATCCTGCGCGACTTCGCCCGCGCGGAATAA
- the ctaD gene encoding Cytochrome C oxidase subunit I (Evidence 2a : Function from experimental evidences in other organisms; Product type e : enzyme), with protein sequence MASAAYAGKSRTNPQPQAEKAPMPPILRGVLWATIAFLVVDVLVTEVLDPFRGRPLVTTPGATLGWLAALVAWLMGVGGWEGTILPLLGYPEPAEHRDWRRYFQFSTDHKVIGLQYMASSAGGFLIAGLVAMIFRLELMKDHLWVFSTPNQYLSAVGIHGTIMMFSVATVFMIGGLGNYFVPLMIGSRTTAFPRLSGLSVWLVSFGILTVLFSPLLGYWDTGWRGYEPLAAQDPGGIIYYYLGVFALTMSSLMVALNLTATVIFKRAPGVTWGRLPMFAWGMVTVSLLNILWLPEIQTTFVLGLLNRIVPLPFFSSVGSPLTFIDLFWLFGHPEVYIIVVPALAMWQEIIPVMTRKTLFARQWGVMGLIFVMMLSGMVWAHHMFTNIRNSEILPFSFFTEMISVPTGFAYMTTLGTLWKSRARLRTPLVLVLMSMFNFLFGGLTGVFLADPAVNLQIHDTFWVVGHFHYTIIGGMVFTAFAAMYYWLPKLSGRTYNEKVALFGAIWIFLAFNGTFSQMFLLGLQGMNRWVAVYPPYLTALNDSVSIFAFLLGAGFVFNMGYIIWAWVAGPKAVENPWQAKTLEWATATPVPRNNFDVIPRVVGSFYRYGDDSPATVVEPAAGQLAATLEPAGAPDQEA encoded by the coding sequence ATGGCTTCTGCAGCATACGCCGGGAAGTCCCGCACCAACCCGCAGCCGCAGGCCGAGAAGGCCCCCATGCCGCCCATCCTGCGGGGCGTGCTGTGGGCGACCATCGCCTTCCTGGTCGTGGACGTCCTGGTCACCGAGGTCCTGGATCCCTTCCGGGGCCGGCCGCTGGTGACGACGCCCGGCGCCACCCTGGGCTGGCTGGCCGCACTGGTGGCCTGGCTCATGGGCGTGGGCGGCTGGGAGGGCACCATCCTGCCGCTGCTGGGCTACCCGGAGCCGGCCGAGCACCGGGACTGGCGGCGGTACTTCCAGTTCAGCACCGACCACAAGGTCATCGGCCTGCAGTACATGGCCTCCTCGGCCGGCGGCTTCCTCATCGCCGGGCTGGTGGCCATGATCTTCCGCCTGGAGCTGATGAAGGACCACCTGTGGGTGTTCAGCACCCCCAACCAGTACCTGTCCGCGGTGGGCATCCACGGCACCATCATGATGTTCTCGGTGGCGACCGTGTTCATGATCGGGGGGCTGGGCAACTACTTCGTGCCCCTCATGATCGGTAGCCGCACCACCGCCTTCCCCCGCCTGTCGGGACTGAGCGTGTGGCTGGTCTCCTTCGGGATCCTGACCGTCCTGTTCAGCCCGCTGCTGGGCTACTGGGACACCGGCTGGCGCGGGTATGAGCCCCTGGCGGCCCAGGACCCGGGCGGGATCATCTACTACTACCTCGGGGTGTTCGCCCTCACCATGTCCTCGCTGATGGTGGCCTTGAACCTCACCGCCACCGTGATCTTCAAGCGGGCGCCGGGCGTCACCTGGGGACGGCTGCCGATGTTCGCCTGGGGCATGGTCACCGTCAGCCTGCTCAACATCCTGTGGCTGCCGGAGATCCAGACCACCTTCGTCCTCGGGCTCCTGAACCGGATCGTGCCCCTGCCCTTCTTCTCCTCGGTGGGCAGTCCCCTGACCTTCATCGACCTCTTCTGGCTCTTCGGCCACCCGGAGGTCTATATCATCGTGGTGCCGGCCCTGGCCATGTGGCAGGAGATCATCCCAGTCATGACCCGCAAGACCCTGTTTGCCCGCCAGTGGGGCGTGATGGGGCTCATCTTCGTGATGATGCTGTCGGGGATGGTTTGGGCGCACCACATGTTCACCAACATCCGCAACAGCGAGATCCTGCCCTTCTCCTTCTTCACGGAGATGATCTCGGTCCCGACCGGCTTCGCCTACATGACTACCCTGGGCACGCTCTGGAAGTCGCGGGCCCGCCTCAGGACGCCCCTGGTGCTGGTGCTGATGAGCATGTTCAACTTCCTCTTCGGCGGCCTTACCGGGGTGTTCCTGGCCGATCCGGCCGTGAATCTGCAGATCCATGACACCTTCTGGGTGGTGGGCCACTTCCACTACACCATCATCGGCGGCATGGTGTTCACGGCGTTCGCCGCCATGTACTACTGGCTGCCGAAGCTCTCCGGCCGCACCTACAACGAGAAGGTGGCGCTGTTCGGGGCCATCTGGATCTTCCTGGCCTTTAACGGCACCTTCAGCCAGATGTTCCTCCTGGGCCTGCAGGGCATGAACCGGTGGGTGGCGGTGTACCCGCCCTACCTGACCGCGCTCAATGACAGCGTCTCCATCTTCGCCTTCCTGCTGGGTGCCGGGTTCGTGTTCAACATGGGCTACATCATCTGGGCCTGGGTGGCGGGTCCCAAGGCGGTGGAGAACCCCTGGCAGGCCAAGACCCTGGAGTGGGCCACGGCCACGCCCGTGCCCCGCAACAACTTCGACGTGATCCCGCGGGTGGTGGGCAGCTTCTACCGCTACGGCGACGACAGCCCGGCCACGGTGGTGGAGCCGGCGGCCGGCCAGCTGGCGGCCACGCTGGAGCCGGCGGGAGCGCCCGACCAGGAGGCGTGA
- the ctaB gene encoding Protoheme IX farnesyltransferase, with product METYTQEIAESPVGDAGPLPVLGIAAPVPSAGLGRRWEVVRAYVELTKPRIMLLLLFTAFSAMVVASGGHLPLARTLWTMLGLALSTGGAAALNMWYDRDIDAIMRRTQRRPLPQGLVAPGQALAFGIILGVVSTLLLAVAVNPLTAGLSLGGFLYYVFIYTMWLKRTTPQNIVIGGGAGAFPPLVGWAAVTGHLAAAAGLMFLIVFLWTPPHFWALALFKNDDYRRAGIPMMPAVRGERVTKRQSVGYAVLLVAASLLLYGTGVVGRMYLGVAAVAGLGFLILTVAMAREQLPAVKWAKRTFLASLMYLAAVFIAMVLNVHA from the coding sequence GTGGAGACCTACACGCAGGAGATTGCAGAAAGCCCGGTGGGCGACGCGGGGCCGCTGCCGGTGCTGGGCATTGCCGCTCCGGTGCCGTCCGCGGGTCTCGGGCGGCGGTGGGAGGTGGTCAGGGCTTATGTGGAACTGACCAAGCCCCGGATCATGCTCCTGCTGCTGTTTACCGCCTTTTCGGCCATGGTGGTGGCCAGCGGGGGGCATCTGCCCCTGGCCCGTACCCTGTGGACCATGCTGGGACTGGCCTTGTCCACCGGCGGGGCGGCCGCTCTCAACATGTGGTATGACCGGGACATCGACGCCATTATGCGGCGTACCCAACGCCGGCCGCTGCCGCAGGGCTTGGTGGCGCCCGGGCAGGCGCTGGCCTTTGGCATCATCCTGGGCGTGGTGTCCACCCTGCTGCTGGCCGTGGCGGTCAATCCCCTGACCGCCGGGCTGTCCTTGGGCGGATTCCTGTATTACGTGTTCATTTATACGATGTGGCTCAAGCGCACTACGCCCCAGAATATCGTCATCGGCGGCGGCGCCGGCGCCTTTCCGCCCCTGGTGGGGTGGGCGGCGGTGACTGGCCACCTGGCGGCGGCAGCCGGCCTCATGTTCCTGATCGTGTTCCTGTGGACCCCGCCCCATTTCTGGGCGCTGGCCCTGTTCAAGAACGACGACTACCGCCGGGCCGGGATTCCCATGATGCCTGCGGTCCGCGGCGAGCGCGTCACCAAGCGGCAGAGTGTGGGGTACGCCGTGCTGCTGGTGGCAGCCTCCCTGCTGCTCTATGGCACCGGCGTGGTGGGGCGGATGTACCTGGGGGTAGCAGCCGTGGCCGGCCTGGGCTTCCTGATCCTGACGGTGGCCATGGCACGTGAGCAGCTGCCGGCGGTAAAATGGGCCAAACGGACATTCCTGGCCTCGCTGATGTACCTGGCCGCGGTGTTCATTGCCATGGTGCTGAACGTGCATGCCTAG
- a CDS encoding conserved protein of unknown function (Evidence 4 : Unknown function but conserved in other organisms) gives MEKEPEYGTPPAPEPAKWSRRQLLAGTGALGVVGLVALFGKSGVVDAARAVFGSPVQTGKIYVYQYDYYFVPNYMTWRVGDTITIALRNQSHTHWHEWVVGRHLHLQNTIFGVVNGDAFKEDFFNGVHVTLSHPYKVDNFVPHKAIVTYEGPKSAFAIASGGDFSPTLQPGGAIDITFTVPDKPGIWHYGCFVQNNMHWRAGMQGIVNILPA, from the coding sequence ATGGAGAAGGAACCCGAGTACGGGACGCCGCCGGCTCCGGAACCGGCCAAGTGGAGCCGCAGGCAGCTGCTGGCCGGCACCGGCGCCCTGGGCGTAGTCGGCTTGGTGGCCCTGTTCGGCAAGTCCGGGGTGGTGGATGCCGCCCGGGCGGTGTTCGGCTCCCCGGTACAGACCGGCAAGATCTATGTGTACCAGTACGACTACTACTTCGTGCCCAACTACATGACCTGGCGGGTGGGGGACACCATCACCATTGCCCTCCGCAACCAGAGCCACACCCATTGGCACGAATGGGTGGTGGGGCGCCATCTCCACCTGCAGAACACCATCTTCGGGGTGGTCAACGGTGACGCCTTTAAAGAGGACTTCTTCAACGGGGTGCACGTCACCCTCAGCCACCCCTATAAGGTCGACAACTTCGTGCCCCATAAGGCCATCGTGACCTACGAAGGACCCAAGTCGGCGTTCGCCATCGCCTCCGGCGGCGACTTCAGCCCCACCCTCCAGCCGGGCGGCGCCATCGACATCACCTTCACCGTGCCCGACAAACCCGGCATCTGGCATTATGGCTGCTTCGTCCAGAACAACATGCACTGGCGGGCGGGGATGCAGGGCATCGTCAACATCCTGCCGGCCTGA
- a CDS encoding protein of unknown function (Evidence 5 : Unknown function) yields MHESFWPHFPYPFPASPGLPHWWDAVWWVIQVVVMTGLLMGLRALAQAVDRDMAAAEQESPPGGGR; encoded by the coding sequence ATGCATGAGTCGTTCTGGCCGCATTTCCCCTATCCGTTTCCGGCCAGCCCCGGGCTGCCTCACTGGTGGGACGCGGTCTGGTGGGTGATTCAGGTGGTGGTCATGACCGGCCTGCTGATGGGTCTGCGGGCCCTGGCCCAGGCGGTGGATCGCGACATGGCCGCGGCGGAGCAGGAGTCGCCCCCCGGCGGCGGGCGCTGA
- a CDS encoding protein of unknown function (Evidence 5 : Unknown function): MRGRRRPHGAQDDRDGRAEHCRPHSLTVRPGRRKWAEAYPPHFRRFALAGGNFLPAPWRRPPTFGNVCITSWHNIKNT; this comes from the coding sequence GTGCGGGGCCGTCGGCGGCCACATGGTGCGCAAGATGATCGAGATGGCCGAGCAGAACATTGCCGGCCGCACTCACTAACCGTCCGGCCGGGACGCCGGAAATGGGCGGAAGCCTATCCGCCCCATTTCCGGCGTTTTGCCCTGGCTGGCGGCAATTTTTTGCCCGCCCCCTGGCGGCGGCCGCCGACCTTTGGTAATGTATGCATTACATCTTGGCATAACATCAAGAATACATGA
- a CDS encoding protein of unknown function (Evidence 5 : Unknown function) produces MLWALGIVGVVAVVSATLVGRVFMHDHMQDM; encoded by the coding sequence GTGCTGTGGGCCTTGGGGATTGTAGGGGTGGTGGCGGTGGTGTCGGCCACCTTGGTGGGACGGGTCTTCATGCACGATCACATGCAGGACATGTAA
- a CDS encoding Small, acid-soluble spore protein alpha, producing the protein MARGSNTNNRVLVRSAGKALDQFKYEVAHELGVQGVDDGYWGDIPSRQCGAVGGHMVRKMIEMAEQNIAGRTH; encoded by the coding sequence ATGGCGCGTGGTAGCAACACCAACAACCGGGTGCTGGTGCGCTCGGCCGGCAAGGCCCTCGACCAGTTCAAGTACGAGGTCGCCCACGAGTTGGGGGTCCAGGGCGTGGACGACGGCTACTGGGGGGACATCCCCTCCCGGCAGTGCGGGGCCGTCGGCGGCCACATGGTGCGCAAGATGATCGAGATGGCCGAGCAGAACATTGCCGGCCGCACTCACTAA
- a CDS encoding MFS domain-containing protein gives MGRSAVACAGIGTCRERCGEGQAMAVNRRVLSVYLLGVFIGALDANVLGPAFPLIARGFHISLTWTAWTVTAYTVAYVAATVWAGALGDRLGHRRVFLWGIGAFGVASALAMTARSLPLFLLARVIQGAGAGAVYPNAQVEGIRLFPAERQGLALGLFGAVFGIASMVGPLAGGALAQQWGWPAIFAINLPIALLVLVLGRRLPISAPETRPVPDWMGGAGFAGFLAAALLGFTVGGTPALVLWVAALALLGLFLLRQRQAARPFLDTAPLQRGPGAALMAGSALIGFDMAAAVFVPTLVQQDLGFSVLASGFALLPAAFTGAVFAGVGGVLTDRVGPRAVLTAGLAMAAAGGLLLAWPHLDLLRFVAAMVFLGIGTAFTMGAPTNRMGLALYRADQAGEALALMAVFRSAGLAAGPVFLALARHWQGFTGMFGAVTLASLLGMGLFLLVPPVRPSWEERAGRMIPESQTD, from the coding sequence ATGGGCCGATCGGCCGTGGCATGCGCCGGCATCGGGACGTGTCGCGAGCGCTGCGGGGAGGGACAGGCGATGGCCGTGAACCGCCGGGTGTTGTCGGTCTATCTGTTAGGGGTGTTCATCGGGGCCCTGGATGCCAATGTGCTGGGACCCGCCTTTCCCCTGATCGCGCGGGGGTTCCATATCTCCTTGACCTGGACGGCCTGGACCGTGACCGCCTATACCGTGGCCTACGTGGCGGCTACGGTATGGGCGGGGGCCTTGGGCGACCGCCTGGGGCACCGCCGGGTCTTCCTCTGGGGCATCGGGGCGTTCGGGGTGGCTTCGGCGCTGGCCATGACCGCCCGCAGCCTGCCTCTCTTCCTGCTGGCGCGGGTCATCCAGGGGGCAGGCGCGGGCGCGGTGTATCCCAACGCACAGGTGGAGGGCATCCGCCTCTTCCCGGCCGAACGCCAAGGCCTGGCCCTGGGCCTGTTCGGGGCCGTGTTCGGCATTGCCAGTATGGTGGGGCCGTTGGCGGGCGGGGCCCTGGCCCAGCAGTGGGGCTGGCCGGCAATCTTCGCTATCAACCTGCCCATCGCCCTACTGGTGCTGGTGTTAGGACGGCGGCTGCCGATCTCGGCCCCTGAGACCCGGCCCGTACCCGACTGGATGGGCGGGGCCGGCTTCGCCGGCTTCCTGGCGGCCGCCCTGCTTGGCTTTACGGTGGGGGGCACACCGGCCCTGGTCCTGTGGGTGGCGGCGCTTGCCCTGTTGGGCCTCTTCCTGCTGCGGCAGCGGCAGGCGGCCCGGCCCTTCCTGGATACCGCCCCCTTGCAGCGGGGACCGGGCGCCGCCCTCATGGCCGGCTCCGCCCTTATTGGCTTTGACATGGCAGCAGCGGTGTTCGTACCCACCCTGGTGCAGCAGGACCTCGGATTTTCGGTGCTGGCTTCGGGTTTCGCCCTCCTGCCCGCCGCCTTCACCGGGGCGGTGTTTGCGGGCGTGGGCGGGGTGCTGACCGACCGGGTGGGCCCCCGGGCCGTGCTGACCGCGGGTCTGGCCATGGCGGCCGCCGGCGGGCTGCTGCTGGCCTGGCCCCACCTGGACCTGCTGCGGTTCGTGGCTGCGATGGTCTTCCTCGGCATCGGGACCGCTTTCACCATGGGGGCTCCCACCAACCGCATGGGCCTGGCGTTGTACCGGGCCGATCAGGCGGGGGAGGCGTTGGCCCTGATGGCCGTCTTCCGCTCCGCCGGGCTGGCGGCCGGGCCGGTGTTCCTGGCCCTGGCCCGGCATTGGCAGGGTTTCACCGGTATGTTCGGGGCGGTGACGCTGGCCTCCCTGCTGGGGATGGGCCTCTTCCTGCTGGTCCCGCCCGTCCGCCCCTCGTGGGAGGAGCGGGCCGGACGGATGATTCCGGAGAGCCAAACGGACTAG
- a CDS encoding Heme A synthase, cytochrome oxidase biogenesis protein Cox15-CtaA, producing MAEVAGRTPARWLIRVGWVSVVAIFLVNFVGFLDTITGSAFGCGNDWPLCNGAVIPSLGNIHVLIEFLHRAVVSVGAGLATLYAVWALVRYRVWLEVRWFAGLALAAILAQATLGALAVLFVNPPWVLALHFGISVLALTGILLLTVFLQQQAARSAFRQRPPSPGVRRGIRALLLYTFGAIYLGAYVASRGAAVACLTWPLCNGRLWPAAWTQRLALVEAHRLVAVSLAVWIAWLVVRTARERAQRPDLYRAAWLALVLVLTQAASGAYLVLSHLSVSAFMLHVSNMQGLFGTLAYLAYETWPAAAVSRAAEPGPVAAGAPAR from the coding sequence ATGGCAGAGGTGGCGGGCAGAACCCCGGCGCGCTGGCTCATCCGGGTAGGCTGGGTCAGCGTAGTCGCCATTTTCCTGGTCAACTTCGTCGGCTTTCTGGACACCATTACCGGTTCCGCCTTCGGATGCGGCAATGACTGGCCGCTGTGCAACGGCGCGGTGATTCCCTCGCTGGGCAATATTCATGTCCTCATCGAATTCCTGCACCGGGCCGTGGTGAGCGTGGGGGCGGGCCTGGCCACCCTGTATGCGGTGTGGGCCCTGGTCCGGTACCGGGTGTGGCTAGAGGTCCGCTGGTTTGCGGGTCTGGCGCTGGCGGCCATCCTGGCCCAGGCGACCCTGGGGGCCCTGGCGGTGTTGTTCGTCAACCCGCCCTGGGTCCTCGCCCTCCACTTCGGCATCTCGGTGCTGGCTCTGACCGGGATCCTGCTGCTGACCGTGTTTTTGCAGCAGCAGGCGGCGCGCTCGGCCTTTCGCCAGCGGCCTCCCTCGCCGGGGGTGCGCCGGGGTATCCGCGCCCTGCTCCTCTATACCTTCGGGGCCATCTATTTGGGGGCCTACGTGGCCAGCCGGGGAGCGGCGGTCGCCTGTCTGACCTGGCCGCTCTGCAACGGGCGGTTGTGGCCGGCGGCCTGGACCCAGCGCCTGGCGCTGGTGGAGGCCCACCGCCTGGTGGCGGTGAGCCTGGCCGTCTGGATCGCCTGGCTGGTGGTGCGCACCGCGCGGGAGCGGGCCCAGCGGCCCGATCTGTACCGGGCGGCCTGGCTGGCGCTGGTGCTGGTCCTGACCCAGGCCGCTAGCGGCGCCTACTTGGTGTTGAGCCACCTCTCCGTCAGTGCCTTCATGCTGCACGTCTCCAACATGCAGGGGCTGTTCGGGACGCTGGCCTATCTGGCTTATGAGACGTGGCCGGCGGCGGCGGTCTCCCGGGCCGCGGAACCGGGACCGGTGGCGGCCGGGGCGCCGGCGCGCTGA